In Bradyrhizobium sp. CCBAU 051011, the following are encoded in one genomic region:
- a CDS encoding electron transfer flavoprotein subunit beta/FixA family protein, protein MHNVVCIKQVPDSAQIRVHPVTNTIMRQGVPTIINPYDLFALEAALELRDKFGGEITVLTMGPPSAEDSLRKALTFGADRAVLLTDRCFAGADTLATTYALATAIRKIGKEYGPPDLIFTGKQTIDGDTAQVGPGVAKRLGVLQLTYVAKIRALDLAARTIETERRSEGGVQVLRTRLPCLITMLEATNQIRRGAMDDALRAARAPIVKWSAQEAGVEDISKCGLKGSPTVVKRVFAPSARAEKAMLVEAAEQPAQALIDAIFKHQPKLEADLAALARDA, encoded by the coding sequence ATGCACAACGTCGTCTGCATCAAGCAGGTTCCCGACTCCGCGCAGATCCGCGTGCACCCCGTGACCAACACGATCATGCGTCAGGGCGTGCCCACCATCATTAATCCATACGACCTCTTCGCGCTCGAGGCCGCGTTGGAGCTGCGCGATAAGTTCGGTGGCGAGATCACTGTCCTTACAATGGGGCCGCCATCAGCGGAGGACTCATTACGCAAAGCGCTGACCTTTGGCGCCGATCGCGCCGTACTGCTCACCGACCGCTGCTTTGCGGGCGCCGATACGCTGGCAACGACTTACGCGCTCGCGACCGCGATCCGCAAAATCGGCAAGGAATACGGCCCGCCGGACCTTATCTTCACCGGTAAGCAGACCATCGACGGCGACACCGCGCAGGTTGGGCCCGGCGTCGCGAAGCGGCTCGGTGTGCTGCAGCTTACCTACGTCGCAAAGATCAGGGCGCTGGATCTCGCTGCGCGCACAATAGAAACAGAACGGCGCTCCGAAGGTGGCGTCCAGGTGCTCCGCACCAGGCTACCGTGTCTCATCACCATGCTCGAGGCAACCAACCAGATTCGCCGCGGTGCCATGGACGATGCATTGCGTGCCGCCCGGGCGCCGATTGTGAAATGGAGCGCCCAGGAAGCTGGTGTCGAGGACATCTCCAAATGCGGTCTCAAGGGCTCGCCAACCGTCGTCAAGCGTGTCTTCGCGCCGTCCGCGCGCGCTGAGAAGGCGATGCTGGTAGAGGCCGCCGAGCAGCCGGCGCAAGCATTGATCGACGCCATCTTCAAGCACCAGCCCAAGCTAGAGGCCGACCTTGCGGCGCTAGCTCGCGATGCCTGA
- the nifA gene encoding nif-specific transcriptional activator NifA, whose translation MQHNIRKSEQDDREDGHNNGDVVMLHIPSVRERPNSNSETDDALPNVPLYESAIIGIFEISKVLTAPCRLEVTLANVVDLLQSFVQMRHGIVSLFHDDGVPDITVGAGWSEGSDEHFRMRLPQKVIDEIVTSDKSLVAENVAVHPSFSAADKEVLGASDDTPVSFIGVPIRIDANVVGTLTIDRILDNASSDRLDYDVRLLTMIANLAGQTVKLHRLFACDRERLMAEKDRLQKELTELKQPARERKKVHVEGIIGDSPALRRLLEKIAVVAKSNSTVLLRGESGTGKELVAKAIHERSARAKRPFIKLNCAALPETVLESELFGHEKGAFTSAFTARKGRFELADKGTLFLDEIGEISASFQAKLLRVLQEQEFERVGGNQTIKVDVRVIAATNKNLEEAVARNEFRADLYYRISVVPLLLPPLRERRGDIPLLATEFLRNFNRENGRTLTFDASAVEVLTNCGFPGNVRELENCVQRTATLTPGPSIVRDDFACCHGQCLSAMLWKSGSEETALQSGPIRPVTAKPAAPPAEAATSIPPFGSELAPLAPVGAALVGGAKMADRERVIAAMERSGWVQAKAARLLGLTPRQIGYALRKYGVEIKRF comes from the coding sequence ATGCAACACAATATTCGAAAATCCGAACAGGATGACAGGGAGGATGGTCATAACAACGGAGACGTCGTCATGCTGCATATCCCTTCCGTGCGCGAAAGGCCTAACTCAAACTCCGAGACGGACGACGCGCTCCCTAATGTGCCGTTGTACGAGAGCGCGATTATCGGGATCTTCGAAATATCGAAAGTGCTCACCGCACCCTGCCGGCTAGAAGTCACGCTGGCCAACGTCGTCGATCTTCTGCAATCGTTTGTGCAGATGCGGCACGGCATCGTCTCTCTGTTCCACGATGATGGCGTGCCGGACATTACCGTGGGCGCCGGCTGGAGCGAAGGGAGCGACGAGCACTTCCGGATGCGCCTGCCGCAGAAGGTAATCGACGAGATCGTGACGTCCGACAAGTCGCTCGTGGCCGAAAACGTAGCAGTGCATCCGAGCTTTAGTGCTGCGGACAAGGAGGTGCTCGGGGCCTCCGACGATACGCCAGTTTCGTTCATCGGCGTTCCCATTCGCATCGATGCGAATGTCGTGGGCACGCTGACGATCGATCGCATCCTAGACAACGCGTCGAGCGACCGGCTCGATTACGACGTCCGGCTGCTCACAATGATCGCCAACCTAGCGGGGCAGACAGTGAAGCTGCATCGGCTGTTCGCGTGTGACCGCGAGCGACTGATGGCGGAGAAGGACCGGCTGCAAAAGGAATTGACCGAGCTCAAACAGCCTGCGCGGGAGCGCAAGAAGGTCCATGTCGAGGGGATTATTGGCGACAGCCCGGCGCTGCGCAGGCTGCTCGAGAAGATCGCCGTCGTAGCCAAATCAAACAGCACGGTGCTGTTGCGCGGCGAGTCCGGTACCGGAAAGGAGCTGGTCGCTAAGGCCATTCACGAGCGGTCGGCACGCGCCAAGCGGCCCTTCATAAAACTCAATTGCGCGGCGCTGCCTGAGACGGTACTGGAATCCGAATTGTTCGGTCATGAGAAGGGGGCCTTTACCAGCGCGTTCACTGCGCGCAAAGGCCGCTTTGAGCTCGCCGACAAGGGAACGCTATTTTTGGACGAGATCGGCGAGATCTCGGCCTCATTCCAGGCAAAGCTGTTGCGCGTACTGCAGGAGCAGGAATTCGAGCGCGTCGGTGGCAACCAGACCATTAAGGTCGATGTTCGCGTGATTGCCGCCACGAATAAGAACCTGGAAGAGGCGGTGGCAAGGAACGAGTTCCGCGCCGACCTCTATTATCGCATCAGCGTGGTCCCCTTGCTGCTGCCGCCGTTGCGCGAAAGGCGCGGTGATATTCCGCTCCTCGCGACCGAGTTTCTCAGGAATTTCAACAGAGAGAACGGCCGCACGCTTACCTTCGATGCAAGCGCGGTTGAAGTACTGACGAACTGCGGTTTTCCCGGAAACGTCCGCGAGCTTGAGAATTGCGTGCAGCGTACCGCCACTCTGACACCAGGACCATCGATCGTGAGAGACGACTTTGCCTGCTGCCACGGCCAGTGCCTTTCCGCGATGCTGTGGAAGAGCGGATCGGAAGAGACGGCGCTGCAGTCGGGGCCGATCCGGCCAGTGACTGCTAAGCCCGCCGCGCCGCCGGCCGAGGCTGCTACATCGATCCCGCCTTTCGGCAGCGAGCTCGCCCCGCTGGCACCGGTCGGCGCAGCTCTCGTAGGTGGTGCGAAGATGGCAGATCGCGAGCGTGTCATCGCGGCCATGGAAAGATCCGGCTGGGTACAGGCAAAGGCGGCGCGCCTGCTCGGACTTACGCCGCGCCAAATTGGCTATGCCCTGAGGAAATATGGCGTCGAGATCAAGCGCTTCTAA
- a CDS encoding SDR family NAD(P)-dependent oxidoreductase has protein sequence MGCPFHTDRVRIQQGEQKTLVLTGASRGIGHATGKLFSEAGWRIISCARQPFDSGRCPWKSGADNHIQVDLSNHRMLPRAIAEIKERLAGAPLHGLINNAGISPKTPNGTRLTALTTSVETWMKVFHLNLVAPILLAQGLFEELKAASGSIVNVTSIAGSRVHPFAGSAYATSKAALACLTREMAHDYAPHGIRVNAIAPGEIKTDILSPNTEARLVPNIPLRRVGTPEEVAKVIFFLCSDAASYVTGTEVPINGGQHL, from the coding sequence GTGGGCTGTCCGTTTCACACCGATAGAGTCCGCATCCAGCAGGGAGAACAGAAGACGCTGGTGCTAACCGGCGCGTCGCGCGGCATTGGTCACGCCACCGGAAAGCTGTTTTCGGAAGCGGGCTGGCGCATCATTTCTTGCGCGCGCCAACCATTCGATAGCGGACGCTGCCCGTGGAAGTCAGGGGCCGACAACCATATCCAGGTCGACCTCAGCAACCATCGCATGCTGCCGCGCGCCATCGCCGAGATCAAGGAGCGCCTCGCAGGCGCGCCATTGCACGGCTTGATCAACAATGCCGGCATTTCACCGAAGACGCCGAATGGCACTCGACTGACGGCGTTGACGACGTCAGTCGAAACCTGGATGAAGGTGTTCCACCTCAATCTGGTGGCGCCGATTCTGCTCGCGCAAGGCCTGTTTGAAGAGCTCAAAGCAGCGTCAGGATCGATTGTCAACGTGACCTCAATCGCAGGGTCCCGAGTGCACCCGTTTGCCGGCTCCGCCTACGCGACATCGAAAGCCGCGCTCGCGTGTCTCACGCGCGAAATGGCGCACGACTATGCACCGCACGGCATTCGCGTGAATGCGATCGCGCCCGGCGAGATCAAGACCGATATTTTGTCGCCGAACACGGAAGCGCGTCTTGTACCAAATATTCCGCTGCGCCGAGTGGGCACACCCGAAGAAGTCGCGAAGGTCATCTTCTTCCTATGCTCGGATGCGGCAAGCTATGTCACGGGCACCGAGGTGCCGATTAATGGCGGCCAACACCTGTGA
- a CDS encoding NEL-type E3 ubiquitin ligase domain-containing protein, which produces MNAERAQLGAGTPSETSESETSEPGSPAAAQWAEALTEAEASAAGPASSQDLVLTGRAAEEGQGEDENRQEAVSRTRAWREAGDVDQPLDLSSLSLTALSAPLPPELRRLNVDNNQLTSLPDLPADLQRLRASNNRLTSLPDLPAGLRRLYAIGNGLTSLPADLPLGLRRLRVDDNQLTSLPDTLPATLQDLDASGNRLTSLPDLPAGLQRLNVDDNQLTNLPEPLPAELEWLSASHNQLTSLPETIPAELLWLGASNNQLTSVPETLLTQLGRESSVNLENNPLPEGVLTNLATAMHAGGYDGPQIFLSMAGGAVQVQPQALHEVVAHWLAGDTEAVAAWQRFAQEPGAQDYARFLDRLRGTVNYGNEAFRRVVVEDLRQAAVRPRLREQYFAAALGASERCEDRITLAWNGMQTARLNADVEGGAYDRRLDELLQRGRVMFRLRALDGIARETVNSLRRADPDADIDEIEVYLAYQTQLRDPLELRHVAPDMRFLNISHVTEDDVARAATTVRDQEATGFADYLARGWQPWDSVVRRIAPEDHAAMQERLIDAMGDEFQTRLNQRLAEHGLTGDPDAERELGAQIRNEIASEITGALTRQVLAKHGLEL; this is translated from the coding sequence ATGAATGCAGAACGGGCCCAGCTTGGCGCTGGCACTCCTTCCGAAACTTCCGAATCAGAAACCTCCGAACCAGGGTCCCCGGCCGCGGCGCAGTGGGCCGAGGCCTTGACCGAGGCGGAGGCGTCCGCGGCCGGCCCCGCCTCGTCGCAGGACCTGGTCCTGACGGGCCGGGCTGCCGAAGAGGGGCAGGGCGAAGACGAGAATCGGCAAGAGGCGGTAAGTCGAACGAGGGCTTGGCGGGAGGCGGGCGATGTCGATCAGCCGCTGGATCTGTCGTCCCTGTCCCTGACCGCCTTGTCCGCTCCCCTACCGCCCGAGCTCCGGCGCCTGAACGTCGACAACAATCAGCTGACCAGCCTGCCCGACCTTCCAGCCGATCTCCAGCGGCTCCGCGCCAGCAACAATCGGCTGACCAGCTTGCCCGACCTTCCGGCCGGGCTTCGGCGGCTCTACGCCATCGGCAATGGGCTGACCAGCCTGCCCGCAGACCTGCCGCTCGGGCTCCGGCGTTTGAGGGTCGACGACAATCAGCTGACCAGTCTGCCCGATACTCTTCCGGCAACGCTTCAGGATCTCGACGCCAGCGGCAACCGGCTGACCAGTCTGCCCGACCTTCCAGCCGGGCTCCAGCGCCTGAACGTCGACGACAATCAGCTGACCAATCTGCCCGAGCCCCTCCCGGCTGAGCTCGAATGGCTCAGCGCTAGCCACAACCAGCTGACTAGCCTGCCCGAGACGATTCCCGCGGAGCTCCTATGGCTCGGCGCCAGCAACAACCAGCTGACCAGCGTGCCAGAGACCCTGCTGACGCAGCTGGGCCGTGAGTCCAGCGTCAATCTGGAGAATAATCCGCTGCCCGAGGGGGTACTGACCAACCTGGCGACAGCCATGCATGCCGGGGGCTATGACGGCCCGCAGATCTTTTTGTCTATGGCCGGGGGAGCGGTGCAAGTCCAGCCGCAGGCCCTGCACGAGGTTGTCGCGCACTGGCTCGCGGGCGACACTGAGGCAGTGGCCGCCTGGCAGCGCTTCGCCCAAGAGCCAGGTGCTCAGGACTACGCACGCTTCCTCGACAGGCTCCGTGGCACGGTGAACTATGGCAATGAGGCGTTCCGGCGGGTGGTGGTCGAGGATCTGCGCCAGGCGGCGGTCAGGCCGCGATTGCGCGAGCAGTACTTCGCCGCGGCTTTGGGAGCGAGCGAGAGGTGCGAGGATCGCATCACTTTGGCCTGGAACGGCATGCAGACCGCACGCCTGAACGCTGATGTCGAGGGCGGAGCGTATGACAGGCGGCTCGACGAACTGCTTCAGCGCGGCCGTGTGATGTTCCGCTTGAGGGCGCTGGACGGGATCGCGCGCGAGACGGTCAACTCGCTCCGCCGTGCCGACCCGGACGCCGACATCGACGAGATTGAGGTCTATCTTGCCTACCAGACCCAGCTGCGCGACCCTCTGGAGCTGCGGCACGTCGCCCCAGACATGCGCTTCTTGAACATCTCTCACGTGACAGAAGACGATGTTGCCAGGGCCGCGACGACGGTGCGGGACCAAGAGGCGACGGGATTCGCGGACTACCTGGCAAGGGGCTGGCAACCTTGGGATAGCGTGGTGAGACGCATCGCCCCCGAAGATCATGCAGCGATGCAGGAGCGGCTCATCGATGCGATGGGAGATGAGTTTCAAACTCGCCTGAACCAGCGTCTTGCCGAGCATGGTCTGACAGGCGACCCCGATGCCGAGCGGGAGCTCGGAGCTCAGATCCGCAACGAAATCGCCAGCGAGATCACGGGTGCGCTAACGCGCCAGGTGCTCGCAAAGCACGGGCTCGAGCTGTGA
- a CDS encoding transposase, giving the protein MANAMLDARQEGDSYRRVEVITGERRRRRWTSEEKARIAAESFEEGANISEVARRNGVSRGLLTVWRRQVAAALAGKAQNFVPIQIGAESDGGRVGKSECISPVQTKPVEIATPPAKVCGVVEIEVNGARIRVEPGVELATLSVVLSALRGIR; this is encoded by the coding sequence ATGGCAAATGCCATGCTTGATGCCAGGCAGGAAGGTGACTCTTATCGCCGCGTTGAGGTGATCACTGGGGAGCGCCGGCGGCGACGGTGGACGAGCGAGGAGAAGGCCCGGATCGCGGCAGAGAGCTTTGAGGAGGGGGCGAACATCTCCGAGGTGGCGCGGCGCAATGGCGTTTCTCGCGGACTGCTCACGGTGTGGCGCCGCCAGGTAGCGGCGGCGCTGGCCGGCAAAGCCCAGAACTTCGTGCCTATCCAAATTGGCGCCGAGAGCGATGGCGGGAGGGTTGGCAAGTCCGAGTGTATTTCGCCGGTACAGACGAAGCCCGTGGAGATTGCCACGCCGCCGGCCAAGGTCTGTGGAGTGGTCGAGATCGAGGTGAACGGGGCGCGCATCCGGGTCGAGCCGGGGGTGGAACTGGCGACGCTTTCGGTGGTGCTATCGGCGCTTCGAGGGATCCGGTGA
- the tnpB gene encoding IS66 family insertion sequence element accessory protein TnpB (TnpB, as the term is used for proteins encoded by IS66 family insertion elements, is considered an accessory protein, since TnpC, encoded by a neighboring gene, is a DDE family transposase.), which produces MIALRSDLKVVLAAQPVDFRKSVHTLSALVSEALRANPYCGDVFVFRSKRMDRVKLLAWDGSGMVLVTKWLHQGRFTWPPIRDGVVHLSATQLAMLLDGLEWTRVSPKPVKQPAIVG; this is translated from the coding sequence GTGATTGCTCTACGGTCAGACCTCAAGGTGGTGCTGGCGGCCCAGCCGGTCGACTTTCGTAAGTCGGTGCATACGCTGTCGGCGCTGGTGAGCGAAGCACTGCGCGCGAACCCATATTGCGGCGACGTCTTCGTGTTCCGCAGCAAGCGCATGGACAGAGTGAAGCTTCTGGCGTGGGACGGCAGCGGCATGGTGTTGGTAACGAAGTGGTTGCACCAGGGGCGTTTCACCTGGCCGCCGATCCGCGACGGCGTTGTGCATCTCAGTGCGACGCAGCTTGCGATGCTACTCGACGGGCTCGAGTGGACGCGTGTGTCGCCCAAGCCTGTGAAGCAGCCGGCCATTGTCGGCTGA
- a CDS encoding IS66 family transposase produces MAIRPDTLPTDPAALTEMVLALDAENETLRVAMQTFKDMIFGKRSERLAALVAEQLALELGDLETDVTPPAAANDDAAAAKPPGKPLRKKARRNIGALPKHLPRCEHVLEPEATACPCCQGQLHKIGEDVSEVLDIIPAILRVLRTVRPKYGCRRCTDGVIQAKVLPRLIESGMASTALVSHVVVSKFAWYLPLYRQVQILAGQGVHLDRATLAGWVKRAAWWLRSLYALQLRTIQTAPRLFCDETPMPVLDPGRHRPRICQFWAHAMDDRPWGGPSPPAVAYVFADGRGTAEIARQLMGFSGILQVDGYAAYKALARDHGGAIQLAFCLAHARRKFVEVYKTTQSPFAREVIERLQAVYAIEAEIRGSSAEQRLATRGTRSAPLMEALRTRLTAMVGQLFSQSKLAEAINYALNHWDGLTLFLRNGRVEVDSNTVERSMRPIAMGRRNSLFSGSEGGAESWAILASLVNTAKLHELDPQAYLTDVLERIVSGRTKSHQLHELLAWNWKAARRHTPQAAA; encoded by the coding sequence ATGGCGATTCGCCCCGACACTCTCCCGACCGATCCGGCAGCTCTGACCGAGATGGTGCTCGCGCTTGACGCTGAGAACGAGACGCTGCGCGTAGCAATGCAAACGTTCAAGGACATGATCTTCGGGAAGCGCTCGGAGCGGCTTGCCGCGCTCGTGGCCGAGCAGCTCGCGCTTGAGCTTGGCGATCTTGAGACCGACGTCACGCCGCCTGCAGCTGCCAACGACGATGCAGCTGCGGCAAAGCCGCCCGGCAAGCCACTGCGGAAGAAGGCGCGCCGCAACATCGGCGCGCTTCCAAAGCACCTGCCGCGCTGTGAGCATGTGCTGGAGCCGGAGGCGACCGCATGCCCGTGTTGCCAGGGCCAGCTTCACAAGATCGGCGAGGACGTCAGCGAGGTGCTGGACATCATCCCGGCGATCCTGCGGGTGCTGCGGACGGTCCGTCCCAAGTACGGCTGCCGCCGCTGCACCGATGGTGTGATCCAGGCGAAGGTGCTGCCGCGCCTGATCGAGAGCGGCATGGCTTCGACCGCACTCGTGAGCCACGTGGTAGTCTCGAAGTTCGCCTGGTATCTGCCGCTGTACCGACAGGTGCAAATTCTGGCCGGCCAGGGTGTCCATCTCGACCGGGCGACGCTTGCCGGCTGGGTGAAGCGTGCGGCCTGGTGGCTCAGGAGCCTCTATGCGCTTCAGCTGCGCACGATCCAGACCGCGCCGCGCCTGTTCTGCGACGAGACGCCGATGCCGGTGCTCGATCCCGGACGACATCGCCCGCGCATCTGCCAGTTCTGGGCGCATGCCATGGATGACCGGCCATGGGGCGGTCCCTCGCCGCCGGCGGTGGCCTACGTGTTCGCCGACGGCCGCGGCACGGCGGAGATCGCCAGACAGTTGATGGGCTTTTCCGGCATTCTGCAGGTCGACGGTTATGCCGCCTACAAAGCGCTCGCCCGCGATCATGGCGGCGCGATCCAACTCGCCTTTTGTCTCGCCCACGCCCGCCGCAAATTCGTCGAGGTGTATAAGACGACCCAGTCGCCGTTCGCGCGCGAAGTGATCGAGCGCCTGCAGGCGGTCTATGCCATCGAAGCAGAGATCCGTGGCAGCAGTGCCGAGCAGCGGCTGGCCACCCGCGGCACCAGGTCCGCTCCATTGATGGAGGCGCTCAGGACGCGCCTGACCGCAATGGTCGGCCAGCTCTTCTCCCAATCGAAGCTGGCGGAGGCCATCAACTACGCACTCAATCACTGGGACGGGTTGACGCTGTTTCTCCGCAACGGCCGTGTCGAAGTTGACAGCAACACAGTCGAGCGTTCCATGCGCCCGATTGCGATGGGAAGACGCAACTCATTGTTCAGCGGCAGCGAAGGCGGCGCCGAGAGCTGGGCGATCCTGGCGTCGCTCGTGAACACGGCAAAACTCCATGAGCTCGATCCGCAGGCCTACCTGACCGATGTGCTGGAGCGCATCGTGTCTGGGCGAACCAAGAGCCATCAGCTGCACGAGCTGCTCGCCTGGAACTGGAAGGCGGCGCGCCGGCACACACCGCAGGCAGCGGCATGA
- a CDS encoding UPF0149 family protein, with protein MSPRRHKAASSMASAAMSLAELERWLQDRVDRHPAATSIPMLDGYTAAIVAGPVSMSPLDWICPLLAIDADAFNHGGTPEFAAISAVALRHNDISNTLSTAPDRFEPMHRRDPSGNIDAHPWCQGFYAAMRLRLSAWAPLLDVNNVNHGLLLPILLHCRDDQARPLLGPPRSGRKTEDFLRNAYLDIPAVVEALRQHWMPIRYARDR; from the coding sequence ATGAGCCCACGTCGCCATAAGGCAGCATCGTCGATGGCGTCAGCCGCGATGTCGCTTGCGGAGCTCGAGCGATGGCTCCAGGATCGCGTCGATCGCCATCCTGCCGCCACCAGCATTCCCATGCTCGACGGCTATACCGCCGCGATCGTGGCCGGACCGGTGTCGATGAGCCCGCTCGATTGGATCTGCCCGCTGCTCGCGATCGATGCCGACGCTTTCAACCATGGCGGCACGCCGGAGTTCGCCGCGATCTCCGCCGTCGCGCTGCGCCACAACGACATCAGCAACACCCTCTCGACTGCCCCCGATCGGTTCGAGCCGATGCACCGGCGCGACCCCAGCGGCAACATCGATGCGCATCCCTGGTGCCAGGGTTTCTATGCTGCGATGCGGCTCAGACTGTCGGCGTGGGCGCCGTTGCTCGACGTCAACAACGTCAATCACGGCCTGCTGCTGCCCATCCTGCTGCATTGTCGCGACGATCAGGCCCGTCCGCTGCTCGGACCGCCACGAAGCGGTCGCAAAACCGAGGATTTCCTCCGTAACGCCTACCTCGATATCCCAGCCGTCGTCGAGGCGCTGCGCCAGCACTGGATGCCCATCCGCTACGCCCGCGACCGCTAA
- a CDS encoding sulfotransferase — MSRDANDLPAVCFLLGLPRSGTTLLSHLLQQHPDIVAPPEPWLMLALEAFGRVDHRHPAGASLIQDATSEFLGRIDRTIVSRAFADAAYGQYLAASGKRTFVDKTPRYWMVLDFLDSLYPEAPHILLLRNPYAVAASLKSTWGIPLVPESWPPASLSDLSDLVLSLPPDITSSLADLVLGLPALAAHRGRRQTQVVRYEHLVARPDEEIRRVIAGLGYDPTGIASATLQQPEYLRSSRFGDRKLFERKAVDGRSVYTWQMELSIQEMQAITDAIGDELLIELGYEQEPRHVQQAGIVDRGRAVTEQYRQIFQTWWDLRRA; from the coding sequence ATGAGCCGAGATGCCAACGATTTGCCTGCGGTCTGCTTTCTCCTCGGCCTTCCCCGGTCGGGGACGACACTGCTGTCGCATTTGCTCCAGCAGCACCCAGATATTGTAGCGCCGCCTGAGCCCTGGTTAATGCTGGCACTTGAGGCATTTGGCCGAGTGGACCACCGTCACCCGGCGGGGGCATCACTGATTCAGGATGCCACCTCCGAGTTTTTGGGCCGAATCGATCGTACTATCGTCAGTCGCGCTTTTGCTGATGCGGCTTACGGCCAATATTTGGCAGCATCGGGCAAGCGTACCTTCGTAGACAAGACGCCGCGTTATTGGATGGTCCTCGATTTCTTGGATTCTCTCTATCCAGAAGCGCCACACATCCTTCTATTACGTAATCCCTACGCTGTTGCCGCTTCACTGAAATCGACGTGGGGCATCCCGCTGGTGCCAGAAAGTTGGCCGCCCGCCAGCCTATCTGATCTCTCCGATCTTGTGCTTAGCCTGCCTCCCGATATCACATCTTCTCTCGCCGATCTCGTTCTGGGCCTACCTGCGCTCGCCGCGCACCGAGGTCGACGGCAGACGCAGGTGGTGCGGTACGAACATTTGGTGGCGCGCCCCGATGAGGAAATTCGGCGCGTCATCGCTGGGCTCGGTTACGATCCAACGGGCATTGCATCGGCGACGCTGCAGCAGCCGGAATATCTTCGCTCCAGTCGCTTCGGGGATCGAAAACTCTTCGAGAGAAAGGCAGTCGATGGCCGCTCAGTCTACACTTGGCAAATGGAACTGAGCATTCAAGAGATGCAAGCAATAACGGACGCAATCGGCGATGAGCTTTTGATAGAGCTCGGTTATGAGCAGGAACCTCGGCACGTTCAGCAAGCCGGGATCGTGGATCGAGGTCGGGCCGTAACCGAACAATATCGTCAGATATTTCAAACCTGGTGGGATTTACGCCGCGCCTAG
- a CDS encoding nodulation protein NodZ, whose product MKFYQPSWLTSPSLTTVASGETILRVSVNPISMRSSLNEKTQMLVGGLTNDRFVVSRRRTGFGDCLWSLASAWRYAQRTGRTLAIDWRGSCYLDQPFTNAFPVFFEPIRDIAGVRVICDDKINQLSFPGPFFPSWWNQPSIDCVYRPDEQIFRERDELSELFQAEYDSEANTVVCDACLMWRCDQDAERQIFRSIKPRPEIQARIDALYQEHFEGRSVIGVHVRHGNGEDIMGHTPYWADPELALRQVCTAIDAAKALSHRGPVRVLLCTDSAQVLHKLSGLFPDLFTIPKRFQADQAGPLHSAALGADGGISALIEMYLLGRCDTVIRFPPTSAFTRYARLFAPRIIEFDLNDPSRLILIDESSEHLLAL is encoded by the coding sequence ATGAAGTTCTATCAGCCAAGTTGGCTAACATCACCATCGCTGACGACAGTTGCATCGGGCGAAACCATACTTAGAGTTTCCGTAAACCCTATCTCCATGCGGTCTTCCCTTAACGAGAAAACACAAATGCTTGTTGGCGGCTTGACGAACGATCGGTTCGTTGTTTCTCGACGACGTACTGGTTTCGGTGATTGCCTGTGGTCGCTGGCGTCAGCCTGGCGCTATGCGCAGCGGACGGGGCGGACTCTAGCCATTGATTGGCGTGGCTCCTGTTATCTCGATCAACCCTTCACGAACGCCTTTCCCGTGTTCTTCGAGCCAATTCGAGACATCGCTGGCGTACGGGTTATCTGCGATGACAAGATCAACCAGCTCTCATTCCCGGGGCCTTTCTTCCCGTCATGGTGGAATCAGCCATCGATTGACTGCGTTTACCGCCCAGATGAACAGATTTTCCGAGAACGTGACGAGCTGAGTGAGCTTTTCCAAGCCGAATATGATAGTGAAGCCAACACCGTGGTGTGCGATGCTTGTTTGATGTGGCGTTGCGATCAGGATGCCGAACGACAGATATTTCGGAGCATCAAACCGAGGCCTGAAATTCAAGCTCGGATTGACGCGCTATATCAAGAGCACTTTGAAGGGCGCAGCGTAATCGGGGTTCATGTTCGACACGGCAACGGCGAAGATATAATGGGGCACACGCCCTACTGGGCGGATCCGGAGCTCGCCTTGCGGCAAGTATGCACTGCCATTGATGCAGCCAAAGCGCTATCACATCGAGGACCTGTAAGGGTATTACTGTGTACGGACAGCGCGCAGGTGCTTCACAAGTTGTCGGGTCTGTTTCCCGATCTTTTCACGATCCCAAAACGCTTCCAAGCGGATCAGGCCGGGCCATTACATAGTGCGGCACTAGGAGCCGACGGCGGGATCTCCGCTCTCATCGAGATGTATCTTCTCGGGCGATGCGATACCGTGATTCGCTTTCCACCGACTAGCGCCTTCACGCGCTATGCCCGTCTCTTCGCGCCGCGCATTATTGAGTTCGATTTGAACGATCCTAGTCGGTTGATCTTGATTGATGAATCCTCCGAACATCTCCTGGCTTTATGA